In Felis catus isolate Fca126 chromosome A3, F.catus_Fca126_mat1.0, whole genome shotgun sequence, a single genomic region encodes these proteins:
- the ANKRD23 gene encoding ankyrin repeat domain-containing protein 23, whose amino-acid sequence MDVISIQQLVCGERVERKALGCGHGVADCGGGPRAWRLGAQEAVAREQWKLEEEKKKKLERLNNSRLNLETLADLENLVQRRRKRLKRRVPPRAPEPTVKLQPQAQLESVDLEMFLKAAAENQETLIDKYLTDGGDPNAHDKLHRTALHWACLKGHSQLVNKLLEAGATVDARDLLDRTPVFWACRGGHLDILKQLLNQGAQVNARDKIWSTPLHVAVRTKHCDCLEHLIACGAHIDAQDKEGDTALHEAVRHGHYKAMKVLLLYGAKLGVQNVASVTPVQLARDWQRGIREALQAHVGHPRTRY is encoded by the exons ATGGATGTCATCAGCATCCAGCAGTTG GTATGTGGAGAAAGAGTTGAAAGGAAAGCGTTGGGATGTGGACATGGCGTTGCTGATTGTGGAGGcgggcccagagcctggaggctgggagcccaAGAGGCCGTGGCCCGGGAGCAGTGGAAACtcgaagaagagaagaagaagaaa CTTGAGAGATTGAACAACTCCAGACTGAATCTGGAGACTCTGGCTGACTTGGAAAACTTGGTTCAAAGACGGAGAAAACGACTGAAACGCAGAGTCCCCCCTAGGGCACCTGAGCCCACGGTTAAG CTGCAGCCCCAGGCCCAGCTGGAGTCTGTGGACCTGGAGATGTTCCTGAAGGCAGCTGCTGAGAACCAGGAGACCCTGATTGACAAGTACCTGACAGATGGAGGGGACCCTAATGCCCATGACAAG CTGCACCGCACAGCCTTGCACTGGGCCTGTTTGAAGGGTCACAGCCAGCTCGTGAACAAGCTGTTGGAGGCAGGTGCCACTGTGGATGCTCGCGACTTG CTGGACAGGACACCTGTGTTCTGGGCCTGCCGTGGAGGACACCTGGACATCCTCAAACAGCTGCTTAACCAGGGAGCCCAGGTCAACGCCCGGGACAAG ATCTGGAGCACCCCCTTGCATGTGGCCGTGCGCACGAAACACTGTGACTGCCTGGAGCATCTCATTGCATGTGGAGCCCACATTGACGCACAGGATAAG GAAGGGGACACAGCTCTACACGAGGCTGTGCGGCATGGCCACTACAAAGCCATGAAGGTACTGCTGCTCTATGGAGCCAAGCTGGGCGTGCAAAATGTG GCCTCAGTGACCCCGGTGCAGCTAGCACGAGACTGGCAGCGGGGCATCCGGGAAGCTCTGCAGGCCCATGTTGGGCATCCCCGCACCCGGTACTAG
- the CNNM3 gene encoding metal transporter CNNM3 isoform X2, producing the protein MAAAAAAGLLGWLLAALCLGNAAGEAASGPRVLGVCLEEDGAADAGWARGGEVRDASEATFRLRVFGSGLANSSWSWVAPEGAGCPEGGPAAAPEEAAAPTGEWRALLRLRAEAARPHSALLAVRGEPDGSAAQETAAPTGEWSALLRLRAEAVRVEPGGAAAEEAAPPWALGLGAAGLLALAALARGLQLSALALAPAEVQVLRESGSEAERAAARRLEPTRRWAGCALGALLLLASLAQTALAVLLYRAAGQRAVPAVLGSAGLVFLVGEVVPAAVSGRWALALAPRALLLSRLAVLLTLPVALPVGQLLELAARPGRLRERVLELARGGGDPYSDLSKGVLRCRTVEDVLTPLEDCFMLDASAVLDFGVLASIMQSGYTRIPVYEEERSNIVDMLYLKDLAFVDPEDCTPLSTITRFYNHPLHFVFNDTKLDAVLEEFKRGKSHLAIVQRVNNEGEGDPFYEVLGLVTLEDVIEEIIKSEILDESEDYRDATVRKKPASLSAPLRRKEEFSLFKVSDDEYKVKISPQLLLATQRFLSREVDVFSPLRISEKVLLHLLKHPSVNQEVRFDESNRLAAHHYLYQRSQPVDYFILILQGRVEVEIGKEGLKFENGAFTYYGVSALTAPSSVHQSPVSSLQSIRHDLQSEPTDGGRLSAYCPDYTVRALSDLQFIKVTRLQYLNALLATRAQNLPQSPESADLQVIPGSQIRLLGDKTATAAGPNHSRPGLPAEESPGRNPGV; encoded by the exons atggcggcggcggcggcggcgggtcTGCTAGGCTGGTTGCTCGCCGCGCTCTGCCTGGGCAACGCCGCCGGAGAGGCGGCGTCGGGCCCGCGAGTGTTGGGTGTCTGTCTGGAAGAAGACGGAGCCGCGGACGCGGGGTGGGCGCGCGGAGGAGAGGTGCGGGACGCGTCGGAGGCCACCTTCCGCCTGCGCGTCTTCGGCTCGGGTTTGGCCAACAGCTCCTGGTCCTGGGTGGCCCCCGAGGGGGCGGGCTGCCCCGAGGGCGGGCCGGCCGCGGCGCCCGAGGAGGCGGCGGCCCCCACGGGCGAGTGGCGCGCGCTGCTGCGCCTGCGCGCCGAGGCCGCGCGCCCGCACTCGGCGCTGCTGGCGGTGCGCGGGGAGCCGGATGGCTCGGCGGCCCAGGAGACGGCGGCCCCCACGGGCGAGTGGAGCGCGCTGCTGCGCCTGCGCGCCGAGGCTGTGCGCGTGGAGCCGGGCGGCGCGGCAGCTGAGGAGGCGGCGCCGCCCTGGGCGCTGGGCCTAGGGGCGGCGGGGCTGCTGGCTCTAGCGGCGCTGGCGCGGGGCCTGCAACTGAGCGCGCTGGCGCTGGCGCCCGCCGAGGTGCAGGTGCTGCGCGAGAGCGGCTCGGAGGCCGAGCGTGCGGCGGCGCGGCGCCTGGAGCCCACACGGCGCTGGGCCGGCTGCGCCCTGGGCGCGTTGTTGCTGCTGGCCAGCCTGGCGCAGACGGCGCTGGCGGTGCTGCTGTACCGCGCGGCCGGCCAGCGTGCGGTGCCCGCGGTGCTAGGCAGCGCGGGGCTCGTGTTCCTGGTGGGCGAGGTGGTGCCGGCCGCCGTGAGCGGGCGCTGGGCGTTGGCACTGGCGCCGCGCGCGCTGCTCCTCAGCCGCCTGGCCGTGCTGCTGACCCTGCCGGTGGCGCTGCCCGTGGGCCAGTTGCTGGAGCTGGCGGCGCGGCCCGGGAGGCTGCGCGAGCGCGTGCTGGAACTGGCGCGCGGGGGCGGCGACCCTTACAGCGATCTCAGCAAAGGCGTGCTGCGCTGTCGGACCGTAGAGGACGTGCTTACTCCGCTCGAGGACTGCTTCATGCTGGACGCCAGCGCCGTGCTGGACTTCGGCGTCCTGGCCAGCATCATGCAGAGCGGCTATACGCGCATCCCGGTGTACGAGGAGGAGCGCTCCAACATCGTGGACATGCTCTACCTCAAGGACTTGGCCTTCGTGGACCCCGAAGACTGCACACCACTCAGCACCATCACCCGCTTTTACAACCATCCACTCCACTTCGTCTTCAACGACACCAAGCTGGACGCTGTCCTGGAGGAGTTCAAACGAG ggaagTCCCACCTGGCCATCGTGCAGAGGGTGAACAACGAGGGTGAAGGTGACCCCTTCTACGAGGTGCTGGGCCTGGTCACCCTGGAGGACGTCATTGAGGAGATCATCAAGTCTGAGATCCTGGATGAGTCTGAGGATTACC GAGATGCCACAGTGAGGAAGAAGCCTGCTTCTCTGAGTGCCCCTCTCAGGCGGAAAGAGGAATTCTCCTTGTTCAAGGTGTCTGACGATGAATATAAAGTGAAAATCTCGCCTCAGCTGCTCTTGGCCACCCAGCGCTTCCTGTCCCGAG AGGTGGATGTATTCAGCCCCCTGCGAATCTCCGAGAAGGTCCTGCTGCACCTGCTGAAGCATCCCAGCGTCAACCAGGAAGTGAGGTTTGACGAGAGCAACCGTCTGGCTGCCCACCATTACCTGTACCAGCGCAGCCAGCCGGTGGATTATTTCATTCTCATCCTGCAG GGCAGGGTTGAGGTGGAGATCGGGAAAGAGGGCCTGAAGTTTGAGAATGGGGCCTTCACCTACTATGGAGTATCTGCCCTGACAGCACCGTCCTCAG TTCACCAGTCCCCAGTGTCCTCGCTCCAGTCCATCCGCCATGACCTGCAGTCTGAGCCAACCGATGGTGGCCGCTTGTCTGCGTACTGTCCTGACTACACCGTGCGGGCCCTCTCCGACCTACAGTTCATTAAG GTCACGCGGCTGCAGTACCTCAATGCACTCCTGGCTACTCGAGCCCAGAACCTGCCACAGTCCCCGGAGAGCGCAGACCTCCAGGTCATCCCAGGCAGCCAGATCAGGCTCCTCGGTGACAAGACAGCCACAGCAGCAG GGCCCAACCACAGCAGACCTGGCCTCCCAGCGGAGGAGAGCCCTGGGCGGAACCCAGGGGTTTAA
- the CNNM3 gene encoding metal transporter CNNM3 isoform X1 produces MAAAAAAGLLGWLLAALCLGNAAGEAASGPRVLGVCLEEDGAADAGWARGGEVRDASEATFRLRVFGSGLANSSWSWVAPEGAGCPEGGPAAAPEEAAAPTGEWRALLRLRAEAARPHSALLAVRGEPDGSAAQETAAPTGEWSALLRLRAEAVRVEPGGAAAEEAAPPWALGLGAAGLLALAALARGLQLSALALAPAEVQVLRESGSEAERAAARRLEPTRRWAGCALGALLLLASLAQTALAVLLYRAAGQRAVPAVLGSAGLVFLVGEVVPAAVSGRWALALAPRALLLSRLAVLLTLPVALPVGQLLELAARPGRLRERVLELARGGGDPYSDLSKGVLRCRTVEDVLTPLEDCFMLDASAVLDFGVLASIMQSGYTRIPVYEEERSNIVDMLYLKDLAFVDPEDCTPLSTITRFYNHPLHFVFNDTKLDAVLEEFKRGKSHLAIVQRVNNEGEGDPFYEVLGLVTLEDVIEEIIKSEILDESEDYRDATVRKKPASLSAPLRRKEEFSLFKVSDDEYKVKISPQLLLATQRFLSREVDVFSPLRISEKVLLHLLKHPSVNQEVRFDESNRLAAHHYLYQRSQPVDYFILILQGRVEVEIGKEGLKFENGAFTYYGVSALTAPSSVHQSPVSSLQSIRHDLQSEPTDGGRLSAYCPDYTVRALSDLQFIKVTRLQYLNALLATRAQNLPQSPESADLQVIPGSQIRLLGDKTATAAESFLTPGLPFQTRGNYCATTIHRADFQGRVHSRCCASCSLWF; encoded by the exons atggcggcggcggcggcggcgggtcTGCTAGGCTGGTTGCTCGCCGCGCTCTGCCTGGGCAACGCCGCCGGAGAGGCGGCGTCGGGCCCGCGAGTGTTGGGTGTCTGTCTGGAAGAAGACGGAGCCGCGGACGCGGGGTGGGCGCGCGGAGGAGAGGTGCGGGACGCGTCGGAGGCCACCTTCCGCCTGCGCGTCTTCGGCTCGGGTTTGGCCAACAGCTCCTGGTCCTGGGTGGCCCCCGAGGGGGCGGGCTGCCCCGAGGGCGGGCCGGCCGCGGCGCCCGAGGAGGCGGCGGCCCCCACGGGCGAGTGGCGCGCGCTGCTGCGCCTGCGCGCCGAGGCCGCGCGCCCGCACTCGGCGCTGCTGGCGGTGCGCGGGGAGCCGGATGGCTCGGCGGCCCAGGAGACGGCGGCCCCCACGGGCGAGTGGAGCGCGCTGCTGCGCCTGCGCGCCGAGGCTGTGCGCGTGGAGCCGGGCGGCGCGGCAGCTGAGGAGGCGGCGCCGCCCTGGGCGCTGGGCCTAGGGGCGGCGGGGCTGCTGGCTCTAGCGGCGCTGGCGCGGGGCCTGCAACTGAGCGCGCTGGCGCTGGCGCCCGCCGAGGTGCAGGTGCTGCGCGAGAGCGGCTCGGAGGCCGAGCGTGCGGCGGCGCGGCGCCTGGAGCCCACACGGCGCTGGGCCGGCTGCGCCCTGGGCGCGTTGTTGCTGCTGGCCAGCCTGGCGCAGACGGCGCTGGCGGTGCTGCTGTACCGCGCGGCCGGCCAGCGTGCGGTGCCCGCGGTGCTAGGCAGCGCGGGGCTCGTGTTCCTGGTGGGCGAGGTGGTGCCGGCCGCCGTGAGCGGGCGCTGGGCGTTGGCACTGGCGCCGCGCGCGCTGCTCCTCAGCCGCCTGGCCGTGCTGCTGACCCTGCCGGTGGCGCTGCCCGTGGGCCAGTTGCTGGAGCTGGCGGCGCGGCCCGGGAGGCTGCGCGAGCGCGTGCTGGAACTGGCGCGCGGGGGCGGCGACCCTTACAGCGATCTCAGCAAAGGCGTGCTGCGCTGTCGGACCGTAGAGGACGTGCTTACTCCGCTCGAGGACTGCTTCATGCTGGACGCCAGCGCCGTGCTGGACTTCGGCGTCCTGGCCAGCATCATGCAGAGCGGCTATACGCGCATCCCGGTGTACGAGGAGGAGCGCTCCAACATCGTGGACATGCTCTACCTCAAGGACTTGGCCTTCGTGGACCCCGAAGACTGCACACCACTCAGCACCATCACCCGCTTTTACAACCATCCACTCCACTTCGTCTTCAACGACACCAAGCTGGACGCTGTCCTGGAGGAGTTCAAACGAG ggaagTCCCACCTGGCCATCGTGCAGAGGGTGAACAACGAGGGTGAAGGTGACCCCTTCTACGAGGTGCTGGGCCTGGTCACCCTGGAGGACGTCATTGAGGAGATCATCAAGTCTGAGATCCTGGATGAGTCTGAGGATTACC GAGATGCCACAGTGAGGAAGAAGCCTGCTTCTCTGAGTGCCCCTCTCAGGCGGAAAGAGGAATTCTCCTTGTTCAAGGTGTCTGACGATGAATATAAAGTGAAAATCTCGCCTCAGCTGCTCTTGGCCACCCAGCGCTTCCTGTCCCGAG AGGTGGATGTATTCAGCCCCCTGCGAATCTCCGAGAAGGTCCTGCTGCACCTGCTGAAGCATCCCAGCGTCAACCAGGAAGTGAGGTTTGACGAGAGCAACCGTCTGGCTGCCCACCATTACCTGTACCAGCGCAGCCAGCCGGTGGATTATTTCATTCTCATCCTGCAG GGCAGGGTTGAGGTGGAGATCGGGAAAGAGGGCCTGAAGTTTGAGAATGGGGCCTTCACCTACTATGGAGTATCTGCCCTGACAGCACCGTCCTCAG TTCACCAGTCCCCAGTGTCCTCGCTCCAGTCCATCCGCCATGACCTGCAGTCTGAGCCAACCGATGGTGGCCGCTTGTCTGCGTACTGTCCTGACTACACCGTGCGGGCCCTCTCCGACCTACAGTTCATTAAG GTCACGCGGCTGCAGTACCTCAATGCACTCCTGGCTACTCGAGCCCAGAACCTGCCACAGTCCCCGGAGAGCGCAGACCTCCAGGTCATCCCAGGCAGCCAGATCAGGCTCCTCGGTGACAAGACAGCCACAGCAGCAG aaagtttcCTGACCCCTGGCCTGCCATTTCAAACTCGGGGTAACTACTGCGCAACGACCATTCACAGAGCTGATTTCCAAGGGAGAGTCCACTCCAGATGCTGTGCTTCCTGCTCCCTCTGGTTCTGA